A part of Uloborus diversus isolate 005 chromosome 6, Udiv.v.3.1, whole genome shotgun sequence genomic DNA contains:
- the LOC129224887 gene encoding protein fantom-like — protein sequence MADDPERDVYPTKEMKELHSQGDFEIHVPDRHTFIEKRTGPHITRSDLEDQFYKFKEENYQLKKAAKKQEDELKRLATKMTRLLREKKNMELINSPGHKRDLELEEMVEDLQDKVRQLEKTNSHLREKMLVAKQQVINQVRRPNPYSHIPPKVNSGISRSGISPYFLSLSFKGKSPQSLSRKPPVAPIPPYAISLLEEARNDISELKMMVSNQKSQIEFYEQENEILKQKVILIVISFFSEHINSLE from the exons ATGGCCGATGATCCAGAACGAGATGTGTATCCTACAAAAGAAATGAAAGAGCTGCATTCACAAGGAGATTTTGAAATTCATG tTCCAGATAGACATACTTTTATAGAGAAAAGAACAGGTCCTCATATCACTAGAAGTGACCTGGAAGATCAGTTTTATaaatttaaggaagaaaattatCAATTGAAGAAAGCAGCTAAAAAGCAAGAAGATGAACTAAAACG ATTAGCTACCAAAATGACTAGATTattaagagaaaagaaaaatatggaacttaTAAATAGCCCGG GTCATAAAAGGGACTTAGAACTTGAAGAAATGGTTGAAGATTTACAAGATAAAGTTCGTCAATTAGAAAAAACAAATTCTCATTTGAGAGAGAAA ATGTTAGTTGCAAAACAACAAGTCATTAACCAAGTCAGACGACCAAATCCATACAGTCATATTCCACCTAAAGTAAATTCT gggATTTCTAGGAGTGGAATATCTCCATATTTTTTGTCTCTTAGCTTCAAAGGGAAAAGTCCTCAATCATTGTCAAG aaaacCACCTGTTGCACCTATACCTCCTTATGCAATTAGTTTATTGGAGGAAGCAAGAAATGATATTTCAGAGCT GAAAATGATGGTGTCAAATCAAAAATCTCAAATTGAATTTTATGAACAGGAGAATGagattttgaaacaaaaggtAATTCTTattgtaattagttttttttctgagcaTATCAATAGCCTAGAATGA